The genomic window CATATAATTATGTTACCAGAAATGATATCCCCGGAATATTATTCCCAACAAAGACGTATCATAAAGACCTATCACCCCCTATgaatgttttcatttttttagttCAGCAATATTCAAAAAGTGAGGCAGAATAAGAAGTGGGAAGTTATGATTACAAGAGTTAAAAATAAGTTCTACTCCATTTCCCATAGGAGTATAAGATTCCCACCCTTTAAATAGGAATAGAAATTGGGGgaaaaaaacatgtttaatcTAAACTCCTGGGAGTttaatacccatttttttttataacatgtacatatatgacttgaaacaaacacactcttTATAACTTATTTGGGCAATAGGCAGGAAAAAACTGAAGAATCATTCAGACAACGACCATTTACTAATTAATTGTGCTGTGGAGATGATACACTTGAATCAGTATCTAGAATgattattatcaaaatattttgccAGAAACTGGTATTGCTTTGCTCAATTAAAGAAGAACATAAAGAAAAGCATACCTTTTCTTTATGTTAACATCGGACATATTATGGTTAACTCCTAGAACATCATATGGGCTGTCGATCCCAGCTTCCATTATCCTGGTGACCTGATACATAAACAGGTCATTACTGGTACCTCCACATTCAATTACAAAGCAAATATCCAAAATTTAAGTCAGTAATAAATCTACCAGAACAAGTAAACTGAGAATCAATGAGCTGACCTTGATAagtctttttcaaaaaaatgagaTAGAGAGATTACAGAAACACAAATGATCAACAAAGAGAAAAAAGCAAACATAAAAAGACTGTCTAAAAAAACTATAAAGATCCCTATCTTCAAAGAGTTAAATTAATAATCCCCTAAAGAATCCATGACCAGAGGAAACTAAACTATTATATCCATAACTAGAGCAAGAACACGACTGGCTATTAAACATTAATCCAAAAACAGAAATTGTTAATGCATCATCAAATTCAGATAAAGGCATGAAATCTTATAAATTGATGAGACTCGTAAGAGATTCCGTCACAATAAACTGGACAGACATAAAGTTCAGTTCAGCTTACGAAAGCCACTGCCTACATAATCAGGGAGACTATAAAAACCATATGCCACCAAAATAAAGTTTTTCTCATGTTCCCCAAATAAATTCTAAACTTATAATTGAAGTACCATGCATCAAGTATTAAACCCGATTTTACTTTAAcactaaaaaaaagtacaaaaattTGATCCTAGTTAATTAGGATTCAGATTAAATACCTCTTCAAAACGTTCTGCTTCATTTGCTGATTCTGCTTCAGTAACCATAGCAGGAGGTGGAGGTCCCACAAATAGTTCAGTATCATCATCCAATTCAGCTTCTCTAAGacataaatttgaaaatatcaTGCAACATCATATGATATGAATAGACTCAACTGAGTCAGGAaacatattcaacaaaaaaagaacTTCAGAAATCAGTACCTGAACTCGGTCTGTGCCTCTGTTAATttagcagcagcagcaagtaATTCAGCAGACGGCATTGCAGGACCAATCACCCTGCAGAGAAAACAAAGatttaacaaaaagaaaaacttaaaaaaataaatagagacGTCAACAAAATGACTAAAAGAGAATGACAACCTTTTCTTAGGACCAACAGAATGATCCTCAGGAGGTTCAATTGAATCATCATCTACCACCTGTTCTGCCGGAGCCGATGTTTCAGGCAATGTTGCTAAAGGTTCCGTTCGACCATTCACCGGATGCATATAAGATTGAATTAGAGGGCCAACAACATCTAAAGTAGGAGAAGCCTTAGAAGGCAACAAAAAAACTCTATCCCCATTTTCCTTAAGATTTAAGGAAATGAAGAGCTTTTTCAAATGCTTCACTAGAGACCTCTCTGATATATCCTTTATGTCCACAGCTTGTCCATTATCAATCATTTGCAATAGCTAAatacaacattaaaaaaatataattaaaaaactcaaatttcatTCAATTATGCTAccaattacaaaaaaaaaaactcactttAGGGCTTTTATTTTACATTCATATCTGAATAAGTTAAACCCTaacaattaaatttaaaatacaaagtAAAACAATGTAAAccctaaaaattaaatttaaaataaaaaagtgaaatttattGATACCTGCATTAAATCGTTGCCAACATTGGGAAACTCGGTCATCATTTCACGGAGTGCGGTTTGTGGTTGAATTTCATCGTCGGAAGAATTGGAGTCATCGGAATAGTGGTGCCTCTTGGTTTTTTTCCTATCTCTGtctctcttttttctcttttcctttcttctGCTCTCTTTTTCTCGCTTGGAGCTTCCTTCGGTTTTTCTGCGGCGGTCCTTTTCACGGCGATGACGGCGGCGACGAGAAGAGCAGTCGGAATCTGAATCGGAGTCggtggaggatgaagaagaaggagAGGTTGAATCCTGTTGACGACGGtgcttttttcttttgtcaCCCATTGCAGCAGAGCAGAGGGGTTTTGCGAATCAAACCAATATAGGTAGGTATATATATCCGAGGTCAGTGATGATCGATCGGTAAATCAACTCAATTCAATTATTCTCAATTGAAGTATAGTAAGAAAAGTTGAGAATATATgttgtatattttatatttatatatttcaaataaaatcGCCTAAATATCTCttttaaatctaaaatctttacactatcaaccaataccaaccatgttttcctccacatcaccccacttcacccccactttcttgatatgacatggcaaaataatggttgtttattggacgatggtgtaaaactattttacaccgtcggtgcatatcaattaaactcaaaagaTTTTAGATTgtcaaaaaagattttatatttatattttaaataaaataatattagagtttaggattaatatatatatttttttgaatattaaGAGTTTGTTTAGATTTAAGGATTAGttagttatttaaaatatatgatttattttatgtAGAAGTTATggttatgaataaaaatatattttcttctctgtattttcacaaaaatatattccatcaaatcaaaaacacaaaaaataatatccGTGGCATCAAAGCGTCGTCGTTCATAAGGatctaagaagaagaagaagaagaagaagaagaagaagaagaagaagaagggaaGAAGTCAACTAATAACCTATAACCATAACTCATGAATACATTTTTATCATCAACATGTAGATAACCAATAATCATAACCACAcgagtcaaaaataaaaacataagtACATCTTTATGTGTTTTACATGAAAATGTTAGGATAACAACCTCCATGGCTGACACCCTACTGTTACAAAACCACGAGTACATCTTTATGTGTTTTACATGAAGATGTTAGGATAACAACATCCATGACTGACATGctactgttacaaaaaaaaaatcatactcaTTCGTGAAGGATGTagatgaacaacaacaacaacaaaaacaaatatcaaCATGAATCTCAGGCTATATACAACACAAAGATATCAAGTCGGGATGAGTgttaaaacaacaacaacaacaacaacaacaacaaaaaacatgaATCTCAGGTTGGAATGTTGGATACAACATAAAGATATTCGGTCGGGGGAGTGTTCAAAAGTTTTTCAATCCAAATCTCAGGTTGGATACAATACAAATATATCCGGTCAAGGAGGAGTATTGAGGAAcgacaacaaacaaaaaaaggaaggaaaaaaattcaGCGCAAATCTCGGATTGAGTATATTCTGGTGAACACTCAAGGGggttatattattaataatgtgaTGATAAATTTACAATAATTGATCAATAATGGCTTGATACAAAAAATGTCATATATCTCCTTTACAATGAAAATATGAAGCTATTTATAGACTGTcattccttcttctccaagtttaaTCTCCTAGAAGTACGGCCACCACCATCTTCTCCGACGAACCAACGCAAGAATATGGGTGATTATCCTTTCCTTCGTCCCCAAGCTATGGAGGTTACGGGGGTTATGATTTCTTCCACGTGACGCTAAACAATTGACAATTTgggaagaagaagatattttggGCGCGACACAATATCAAAAACCTATTGGCGTCACCTCACTTCATCCTGCCCCGTCCTGTCATCTCGCCTATTGAGCCTTCTTAGATTATTTTGATTGGGCTTTGCTACTTTTGTTCTTATTCGGCCTAACTAATTTGTCCTTTGGTCCATTGCCCGGTCTACAGCCCCCAAGCACGAAGCTCAGTGAGGTGAAATGCTTGTACCTAGGCAAAAACGAATTAACAAAAAATCTAGATTCTGAAAACCTTGCTTATAATAACTACTACTTGAAGTCATTAATTTACCAATATATCTCTTAACAACACAATTATGATAGTATATTGAGTTTGCGTTGAGAGCCAAAGGTCAAGTGTTTGCGTTGAGAGTTTGATTCGTACCGCCACTTTTCTCCacaccctctctctctctctcttctttctctctcatgaCTTTTCCAAAAACTtgcaataaaatacacaaacttGGACTGATGCACAACATTAGTTGTAAACCTCGTTCATTCTATTGCCTTGAATTCAAATAAACATGAAAGCATAAATATATTAGTATTACAACATcaaattccttaaaaaaaaaaaattattacaacaTCAAATCATAAGCATAAATATATTACTATTACAACATCAAATcatacttatttaaataaatattcacattCCTTAGTAGCTAGCTAATTATAGGCCCTAATTAGCTCTGTGCTCCTTTAAAAATGCCTTATTTTCTACATACAgcatatatatattacataGAAATATAGTGATGATTAATTTATGGACACTTGAGCTTTCCTCCATGTGTGGTGATGGAGGCATAGCAAGGACACAAATGTGTGTTCCCAGATGTGCCTGGTGGGACACAGTTACATCTTTGACAACAACTAGTACATGCTCTCAAACATATCTTTTTCCTTGATGTCTTGCTGCACCTGTAATTGCACTTACCATTGCAATCTGCAACACATATagcacaataatttttttttttgtcaagtaaatttatctattataaaaaatttatattttaaaaatattcgttgagataaattgaacaaaatatttattttcaatacgTTTATTTAAAACTAAACAATTCCATCCTAtgcttttattaattatttatatctcTTACCTATGTGTGAAGCAGAAACCATGTATTCATTTCCACTAAAGATCTCCAACTGAAAATTTTCAtttaagaaaagagaaaaaattagcAACATGAGTTAGTAGGTGATTCAAAATTTATGTTTAggcaataaaaataaagaaaatatagtAAAACAATGACTTTCCCACATagtaaatatataaaaactgtggaaattaaaattttaaaatatgccAGCATTATAACTCAAAggaacttattaaaaaaaacaaaactacaatAAACAAAACATGTGACAAATATGGACAAAACAGAATTCTAAGCacatatatgtaaaaaaaaaaaaatagctgcAAAATGGATATAATCACTACTagtgatttaatttttttggtcagATGTTTATAtcgataattttatttttttcaagtagtgaataatatcaaatatataaGGAGTAATATGATGAAAGAACCTCTTGTATAAGGATGAGGCAGAGAAATGCCAAGATAAGTGTATTTTTGGTGAATGCCATTGCTTACGAAAGAGAAAATTAAACAAGTTTAATGAcaaaaagaaagtgagaggaaaaTGTAAGTGAAAGTAGAAGGGGTGTGTAGGAGTATTTATAATGGAAAATTAAGAGTGGGTTGTGAGCTGAATCATGAAGAAAGTGATGATCATCTTTCAACAAACTTACattatgttttctctttaggtccccatggttctttttccCCCTTTGAAATTTagttttttgcccttcaataaaaatttcggttgctacaaatcgaatttttttgccttgaaaaaaaatttcggtttctgttaaccgaatttttcctagaaaaaactttagtttctgcgaaccgaagtttttagcaagggcaaaattggaatatttgagggtataaaagatacatgggagACGTAGAGAGAAAACATATTTGAACATCAACTTCCCTATTCATGTGGCATGGATGTGGACTTTTAAGGTTTTCAAGCCGTGAGTGAATCAAAATGACCAAGTGAAGTGATTACCTAAACTTTTGTTTACGTACCATGGTCATGGGACATAGAATTAGAAACGTAATggaattttttatgtattaaaaTTTTGGTTTTCAGGGAAAGGGGACGCGGTAAAGTTTAGGGAGCTCATTAGTCACTTTTATTTATCTTACGGGAGCTAAGAATTATTTTCACCAAGAATTGAATTTGGATTCTCTCGAATAATTCGTCTTAGAGGAGCTTATTaatcacttttatttatttttgatcaaacttCACCCCAAAGGTTAAAAAAATACTCTCATTTGTTGGGATTATTATACTTTCTTAAAAAGTTGTAGAAATTTATTCAACAATCGATGCAAATTAGgcacataaataaatttgtatgtACTCGATCCACTTGTAAATTTGTTTTCGTGACTACTTCTCGTTAGTTGTTGGATAAATTATTCTCAATTCTTCGAGGGGTAatctatacaaaaaaaataaattatactttcTTGTTTAAGATAAAGCATTACATTatatggatttaattgatatgcaccgacggtgtaaaataattttacaccgtcaaccaataccaaccatgtttttcgccacatcaccccacttcaccccactttcttgatatgacatggcaaaatgatggttgtttattgaacgatcgtgtaaaactattttacaccgtcggtgcatatcaattaaactctaaattatATACTTTGGATCTTATGAAAAACCATGCAAGGTAGTAGTAACTTATAGTAGTAGTCGCGAATCACACAATATGAttcctttttgaagacaaaatgACATAAAGTGACACATCAATGCAGTTGTCattgttcttttttcttttgttttttagacGAAATAACAAACAACACCAAAACTAACATATATTATGAGATTTTAGATTCGAATCCGAATGAAGACGTCCAGTTTATCGGTATTGTCAGTTGAATTATAACTTATATACCATTGTTATTCAATTATATGCAAGAGTTTGATTAAGAGCCATGAGTTTTTTTTAACATGCAAGATATTCACCGATTTtctacagaaaaaaaaaaaaaaaaactttgctgACCACTCCTAGTAGAGTTTCTCTCTTGACCACATTTTTTTCATCTATAATGCTCAAATTCAGTTGTTTACTTAAATAACCTTTGGATACTTGTTGGGGATTAACATTTGTCACTGTGattaaattaacaaaaagaACAAGTGAATGGAGATATTGCAAAAGAAATTAGAGAGATTCAATGAATTACATGTGGAAAGAGATTAATGACATTTGCTATACCCAAAACGTTAATATGCCTACACGAAGGAATATCTCACGCACGTAGAATCATGCATACACCCTACAGGGTAAACTTTAGATGGGATTTGAATCCTTTTACCTTAATTACTTTCTAGAACTTtactttatattaattaatgtaaaCATAAAAAGTTAATTTGTACTATGTTGCATACAAAGTTTTGTTAGCGGCAACAATAACCAAatggctaaattgcagttttggcccccacgtttcataattgtgcgattttggcccttcacatttcaaatgtgcgattttggccccccacgtttcataattgtgcgattttggccccccacgtttcaaatgtgcgattttggccccccacgtttcataattgtgcgattttggccccccacgttgactattttgaccaaaaaattgatgacatgaaattttttttacacgtgtcttaattgtattggccaaccaaaatttattatttatttttttttttaaaaaaaggataGGTTTCAAGAATTGATTATGCTATATTGGTTTCACGTGacctatccttttttttttaaaaaaaataataataaattttggttggccaatacaattaagacacgtgtaataaatattccatgtcatcaattttttggtcaaaatagtcaacggggatcaagaaatgcaaaagggggcaaacgtggggatcaaaatcgcacatttgaaacgtggggggccaaaatcgcacaattatgaaatgtgaggggccaaaatcgcacatttgaaacgtggggggccaaaatcgcacaattatgaaacgtggggggccaaaactgtaATTTAGCCTAACCAAATCTTATCTCATTAAATAACAATTTGGTTAAagagacataaaaataaaagctgTAATTTCTATAGCCATGCACAACACGGCAAATTAATATCGTTAAAAAGGTAACATTGAAGAAttgacataatttattttacatgACATATATCCTAGCTAGTAACAACCGTGCTTAAAATAAGTACTAGCTTTTGGCATTATGAAAGTTTGCTAAAAAAGGAAGGATCTTGTGGTGAGACAAGCATGCATCCAAAAAGTTTCACAAGCTAAATATTAAGAGTTACGTATAGCCTatagttttttgttttcaacaaGTTGCATACACTGATTGGGAAATATTTGCTATAGAAGGCATGTAAAGTGTTTTCCCTCCAAGATCCGTGAATCAAAGGTTTGTTTTCATTTGTGGAAACTATCTGGTACAACTTACAAGGTTCATTTGGTGTGATATATCATCATCATTGTATGATATGTCAATATCATCATATACACAATGATAAATGTGTTCAGACAGGTCAAATGCATTCAGGAGTCTTTTAAGTTTTGCGTTTGTAACAATTTAGTCCTTTAAATTTTAGATAACAAATATGTCATTTACGTTTCTAACTTGTTACTCTTTCAGTTAACCTCGGTTACTTCGTTGCATCATTATCGTCATGGACGAATATAGAGGGGGGCAGGCAGTGGCCAAGCCCCCCCCCTCCATGTCACGTATCATTTATATGTATACATTCCCCCACTCCAATTATATATGTATGAAAAATAATGATATTGTGAATACATATAAACTCTATAGCATAGATTATATACATTAATTAAGTAAAGACagttttattttggtttgaACTCTGAACTTTGCGATTATGTGTGAATTTTGGTAGTGTTTATTATTTTGTCTACTGTCTAGAAGGATATGATTATATGTATTtgattgacaaaaaaaataatttacaccaacattcaatgaaaattaaaaaaaaatgtttaaagtGGGGTGTAGTAGAGTGATTTGGCAAAATAAACGGTTCTTATTGTATGTCGGTTCATATCctattttctcttaattttattatatattactactatttttGGCCCCCGGTACGATAactttctggatccgtccctgattACCGTTAACGTTGAATTCCACCATGATGGGTATTTTGATGAAAAGGAAACGTATGTTGGAGAAGATTAATTGAAAAGGTAGCAGTGCAACAAATTCCACCATGATAACTGAGGGTAGCGGTGTAATAAGTTAAAAACTTAAAGACttatttgttacctaaaaaacttaagGAAACTGTTACAAACGTGAAACTTAAAGCACCCTCGGATGTATTTGGCCGTTGAAatataccaatttttttatcatcgGTTTAAGATGTCTTATTTTACCAtgtaaagtaaaaataaatcactatttaccaaaacaaaataaaataaataaatcactaTGAAAGCTTGAACCCAGATAACAAATATTACTAATATTTTACCTAAGCTACATCTGATAAAATCTGAGACATGGAAGCTGGAATCCAAAAAACATATCCTGTTTTACATCACCAATGAGTTGAAGGAGGTGAGATTTGCATTATACTTATAGGTCTAATTGTATCAACTTAGGagcaaatataattataatataacaTATCATGAGCAAGAGcaatatataaaacaatttttctGACAAATGAACATGATTTGTAAATTATAAGCAACCTTACTGTGAGACTGTGAGTTTCTTCATTCCAAGGTCCAGAACAGACACTTCAGCTATTCACAGCAAAGTCTATAAATCATAAGCCAAGTCGACCTCGATAACTTGAGCATCAATTATTTCTTGCTAATTGGCATCCAAAATGTGATAACCTTTCTTCACAAGCAATTCTGTCTTTTATTTAAGGTCGAAGGGGGGAATAAATGAACAATGATGCTATGTTGAAGTCAACTAATATTACAAATACATATATTTCATCGATCAACTAGAATCGAACCCAGCATCTAGTGCATTGTGCCATACAATCTCCTTTACAATCAACATTATAACCCAAAACTTTCGGATTTCGAAGGAGAAGGTTTCTAAGTGATTTTCCTTCAATACTCCACTGCTCCTCCAAGATCTTTATATTCCCTTTCAACTCTTCTTCTAGATTACACCCAAGAACTTCGGGAAATTTTTTGAGCAACTTGGAAAGATCATCATCAGAAAGATTTAAACTCCTTAGATATTCTAATATACCATTTACTGTCTCGAATTTGGGAACTTCTTTCTTACGATCTTCTCCCCAATAAGGAGAATGGACAAGTCCAAATGCTTTTCCAAGTATCTTGTCCTTTTCTTCATCACTGAAGTTAAATGCAGAAAGAGCTTGTCTACATGCTTCCCACATACTCCGATCTTCATTACtcgtgattatattttctatctGTGTTGTAGAACGCAATATCCAATGGTTCGTAGAATGATTTGAGGTCCATTTTTCTTTTGCGACACTTGGTGAAAATCCGCAAGAATATCTGATATTTGACGATTGAATACTTGAAGATGCAGCAGCAAAATCAGCCTGCATAATCATATGCAATTTTCAGATTCTGATGACCATTATTAGCCACTTATATATCAAAATTACACCTTTCTCACAAGTCACATCAATAgtcaaaaaaaggaaaaagtcaTTTATGTTTTCTCTACTCGTAATTTTGCGGACACTTTGTTTACTATAGTATTTTCAGTATAAAAGTCAACCTCCAAGACTAAAACTGGATTCTTTCCATGGTTTGAGACAGCTAATAGCCTAAGGCTAATATGTATGATAAAACCATAGTCTTTTAATTTCAGCTTGAAATTTGACCAACAAAAGAATGATATGAAGACACCCTTTCGATACAAAATCCTAAAAGACATTGGGACATTAAAATCCAGCCTATTGATTAATTTGAATGCTTATCGATGAAAATGCCTCATAGGAGAAGCTGTAGAAGCAAAATTCAGGACTAGAGCGTCCACTCTTCATGTTATAGCTACCGTAAAAAGAATTAGAAGGTGATTAATGAGGTTCAAACTCCAAAGAAAGATAGACAGTCAATCCAGCAAGCTTTATTTGAAGAACCGATACAAGCTTTCACTTAGTGAGCCAATACGGAGTAACCAAAAGTCAAGTTTTCTTATATTACTCAACTACATCGTTACTATTTGCATTATTactgttgaaagaaaaaaaaaaaaacgaagctCTTAAAACTTCCCAATTAGAACCCACTTTTCACTGTTATCATGTTCTAAAAACAGTTTCAACCTTTTCCTGGACAATAGTAATGGTCTTGTGACAGCAGCACCatagagatatatatatatctaaacATGAATTGTTCACTAACCAATGCATACCAACCCATTTTCTAGCACACATGCAGAGTCTGTATGATTTGCGAAAAGTAAGTACTTAAAAGAACAGCACACGACAGAACAACACAAGATAAAGTTTTAAGATTTCGAACAACTTATTTTGCTGTATGATGTTTGATGGACAGAAGACTACTATTTTGCTAGTTTAACCAACTTGTAACtgagacaaaaagttgtcatgtggtttagtaataaacaaaaatttcagtttttttttataaaaaacttggtatccggtccAAGGACCGACTAATTCGAGGGGACCAATGCCACGGCCCATTTGCGGAGCCCATTTAAAGGcagagtttttgttttttgctttgTATGAACtaacccaccgaaattggcaccgaACTTGAGACCTTGAGAGAAGCACCAGGGGAAatcaaacctgagaccttgagaggagcacactccaaggtctcaagccaacaccactaggcCAACCCAATTCGTCAGTCCCTTCCCCCTAATTTGTCTAGAGTCCcaaaaacagttttaaaatcagaCATAGTACAACTTAATTGTCCTGTCCaatcccttatttttttagtcaatCAAACGCACCAACAAAGCCACCACAACCTATTAGAAAATAAATGCTTAGATACACTTACCTTGCAATGGAAGAAATTTGGTGCAGAATCAATAGTGAGAAGAGGGGAATTCAACTGTTTTCCCAGCATCCCTGCACTTGCAAAATAACACATAAATTGAAAAAGGGGAGAAATGCTATAAAAACTTCTTCTGCCTACATATAACTTGTAAAAAGCAAAGCAAAGTCAATCCATAAGAGAGAGACACAAAAACCATGACAccccaaaaacaaaaacacgaAAATTGAACAAGAATTTGCCATGTTGAAAAAGAAAGACAATATGAATGAATAGGATTGAAAAGATGAAGCTAACCAGAGCGGCGAGAAGGTGCGGAAGATGCGAAGTTGAGACAGTCCATATCATCTACTACTACGCTCTCACCATTCACCGTTTTTGTGGAGTTTTTTATGTTCTCTCCGTTTTGGTGGTCGAAAAATTCCggataataatattttgttaaataaaatacatgAAAATCAACTAAAAAGACCCCTCGATTATTTTTCATCCAGCTATTTAGTTCATTAAACATTTAAACAGTTAAGTAATTAAAAAGTCCTTAATTTAATTGGTTCTTAGGTTATGTTTGGCCCAGCTTATTTTTGACTTTTCTACTCCTTAATaaaaaagttaggccaaacagttttttttaaaagtacttAATTGAAAAAGTAGCTTATTCAACTATTTAGGCTGAtttggattagtttattttttagtttatacaaatgcaaatttttatgtattattaatttactataagtttgtcaaagtaatttatgataaaatagcttataaaaatacgattttcactagtgtgaacttataaaatagtataaaacttaatttatattgcataaactgtttgcatatGCTTagaaataagctaatccaaatgggcactatataagctatTAAAATCAACTAAAACGTCGCTAAATTATTCTCTCATCCAAGTATGATAATCAAACACAGATATACTATTAAGCCAGtgaaaattaacttttttttttgaggaaaaaaaaaaccatcttGGTTCTACAGTATATTAAtgcaatatttattatttttctaatttttattatgttttgttCTTATCGTCATTCTCATTCattgaaatatttattttagttataaataatTGGGCAAGCCATCTAAATTA from Trifolium pratense cultivar HEN17-A07 linkage group LG1, ARS_RC_1.1, whole genome shotgun sequence includes these protein-coding regions:
- the LOC123918725 gene encoding gibberellin-regulated protein 2-like; its protein translation is MAFTKNTLILAFLCLILIQELEIFSGNEYMVSASHIDCNGKCNYRCSKTSRKKICLRACTSCCQRCNCVPPGTSGNTHLCPCYASITTHGGKLKCP
- the LOC123918730 gene encoding uncharacterized protein LOC123918730, yielding MDCLNFASSAPSRRSGMLGKQLNSPLLTIDSAPNFFHCKADFAAASSSIQSSNIRYSCGFSPSVAKEKWTSNHSTNHWILRSTTQIENIITSNEDRSMWEACRQALSAFNFSDEEKDKILGKAFGLVHSPYWGEDRKKEVPKFETVNGILEYLRSLNLSDDDLSKLLKKFPEVLGCNLEEELKGNIKILEEQWSIEGKSLRNLLLRNPKVLGYNVDCKGDCMAQCTRCWVRF
- the LOC123918713 gene encoding uncharacterized protein LOC123918713 isoform X1; translation: MGDKRKKHRRQQDSTSPSSSSSTDSDSDSDCSSRRRRHRREKDRRRKTEGSSKREKESRRKEKRKKRDRDRKKTKRHHYSDDSNSSDDEIQPQTALREMMTEFPNVGNDLMQLLQMIDNGQAVDIKDISERSLVKHLKKLFISLNLKENGDRVFLLPSKASPTLDVVGPLIQSYMHPVNGRTEPLATLPETSAPAEQVVDDDSIEPPEDHSVGPKKRLSFSFSHFVDVSIYFFKFFFLLNLCFLCRVIGPAMPSAELLAAAAKLTEAQTEFREAELDDDTELFVGPPPPAMVTEAESANEAERFEEVTRIMEAGIDSPYDVLGVNHNMSDVNIKKRYWKMSLLVHPDKCSHPQAHQAFIKLNKAFKELQDPEKRKAMDDKIKLKQEQEDFKAELKVMRENALWRRSQGISMEGDEELLAQTEVKVEPTRDEWMTTLPPERKPGGVSMQSTQFSRGTKEGRGDTSIWTDTPNDRAQKAKMNYLEAYNQATALASNEEDKKRASTDADLVDKYNKAKRSKTLVQKHQEEVVSKSKKKSKQHTTDKDKGEWIGQHPWKPWDREKDLTAGRMKVKLDAEGMSEGLSSRFNSGNFQRNFL
- the LOC123918713 gene encoding uncharacterized protein LOC123918713 isoform X2 — protein: MGDKRKKHRRQQDSTSPSSSSSTDSDSDSDCSSRRRRHRREKDRRRKTEGSSKREKESRRKEKRKKRDRDRKKTKRHHYSDDSNSSDDEIQPQTALREMMTEFPNVGNDLMQLLQMIDNGQAVDIKDISERSLVKHLKKLFISLNLKENGDRVFLLPSKASPTLDVVGPLIQSYMHPVNGRTEPLATLPETSAPAEQVVDDDSIEPPEDHSVGPKKRVIGPAMPSAELLAAAAKLTEAQTEFREAELDDDTELFVGPPPPAMVTEAESANEAERFEEVTRIMEAGIDSPYDVLGVNHNMSDVNIKKRYWKMSLLVHPDKCSHPQAHQAFIKLNKAFKELQDPEKRKAMDDKIKLKQEQEDFKAELKVMRENALWRRSQGISMEGDEELLAQTEVKVEPTRDEWMTTLPPERKPGGVSMQSTQFSRGTKEGRGDTSIWTDTPNDRAQKAKMNYLEAYNQATALASNEEDKKRASTDADLVDKYNKAKRSKTLVQKHQEEVVSKSKKKSKQHTTDKDKGEWIGQHPWKPWDREKDLTAGRMKVKLDAEGMSEGLSSRFNSGNFQRNFL